In Fusarium musae strain F31 chromosome 7, whole genome shotgun sequence, a single window of DNA contains:
- the IRS1 gene encoding Isoleucine--tRNA ligase, cytoplasmic (BUSCO:EOG0926092K), with amino-acid sequence MSIDFPKEEEVIIQRWREIDAFLRQVELSEGRPRYTFYDGPPFATGLPHYGHLLASTIKDVIPRYWSMKGYHVERRFGWDTHGLPIEHEIDKKLGISGKAAVMELGIAKYNEECRSIVMRYAGEWRHTIERLGRWIDFDNDYKTMDPKFMESEWWVFKQLFDKDQVYQGHRVMPYSTVLTTALSNFEANQNYQDVTDPAVVVTFPLVDDPEVNLLAWTTTPWTLPSHLGLAAHPDFEYVKILDEKTGKTFILLEKLLGTLYKDPKKAQFKKLGTVLGKDMLGWKYTPPFDYFYEEFKDIAFRVLNATYVTDDSGVGIVHQAPAFGEDDYNVAAAAGIITEKRPPPDPVNDTGHFTDRVSDFKGLHVKEADKHIIKHLKNAGRIANESQLKHSYPMCPRSDTPLIYRAVPSWFIRIPNIVPDMLKNIEGSHWVPSFVKEKRFASWIANARDWNVSRNRYWGTPIPLWVSDDLEERVCIGSVEELRELSGYDGDLSDLHRDKVDHITIPSKMGKGQLKRIEEVFDCWFESGSMPYASQHYPFENVDKFNQSFPGDFIAEGLDQTRGWFYTLTVLGTHLFGKSPFQNCVVNGIVLAEDGKKMSKRLKNYPDPSIVMSKYGSDALRLYLINSPVVRAEPLRFKESGVKEVVQKVLLPLWNSYKFFEGQVALLKKAEGVDFVWDPKLESSNTNVMDRWVLAVCQSLLQFVNKEMASYRLYTVVPRLLGLIDSTTNWYIRFNRKRLKGENGLDDTLHALNTLFEVLFTLCRGLAPFTPFLTDNIYLKLLPHIPKELQSADPRSVHFLPFPDVREELFDEEVERRVGRMQRVIELARVSRERRTIGLKQPLKTLVVIHSDPQYLEDVKSLEKYISEELNVRDLVLSSDEAKYNVQYSVTADWPVLGKKLKKDMARVKKGLPLLTSDQVQGYVRDKEIFVDGIRLEEGDLVVRRGIKEDESSKNLEINTDSDVLTILDTEIHPELAAEGLGREIINRVQRLRKKAGLVPTDDIKMEYRVIADPEDIGLSGAFRSQNPVFEKVLRRPLEETGAEPQTEGLIAEEEQEVQQATFLLRLLKL; translated from the exons ATGTCGATCGACTTCCcgaaagaagaggaggtcATCATCCAAAGATGGCGGGAAATCGATGCCTTCCTGCGACAGGTTGAACTGTCCGAAGGACGCCCTCGATATACCTTCTATGACGGTCCTCCTTTTGCGACCGGTCTACCTCACTACGGCCATCTTTTGGCTTCCACCATCAAGGATGTTATCCCTCGTTACTGGTCCATGAAGGGCTACCACGTCGAGAGACGTTTTGGCTGGGATACACACGGTCTGCCCATCGAGCATGAGATTGACAAGAAGCTGGGTATTTCTGGAAAGGCTGCCGTCATGGAACTCGGCATCGCCAAGTACAACGAGGAGTGTCGATCCATTGTCATGAGATATGCCGGCGAATGGCGACACACCATTGAGCGTTTGGGACGTTGGATTGATTTCGACAACGATTACAAG ACTATGGACCCCAAGTTCATGGAGTCTGAATGGTGGGTTTTCAAGCAACTGTTCGACAAGGACCAGGTCTATCAAGGACACCGAGTCATGCCCTACTCTACTGTTCTCACCACCGCCCTGAGCAATTTCGAGGCCAACCAGAACTACCAAGATGTCACTGACCCTGCAGTTGTCGTCACATTCCCCCTTGTCGATGATCCCGAAGTCAACCTACTTGCCTGGACCACCACCCCTTGGACACTGCCATCGCATCTTGGTCTCGCAGCTCACCCCGACTTCGAGTATGTCAAGATTCTGGATGAGAAGACAGGAAAGACTTTTATccttctcgagaagctccttGGTACCCTATACAAGGATCCCAAGAAGGCTCAATTCAAGAAGCTCGGAACAGTTCTCGGTAAGGATATGCTGGGATGGAAATACACCCCCCCTTTCGATTACTTCTACGAGGAGTTCAAGGACATTGCCTTCAGGGTGTTGAATGCCACCTACGTTACAGACGACAGTGGTGTGGGTATCGTCCACCAGGCACCGGCgtttggtgaagatgatTACAAtgttgctgcagctgcaggtATCATCACCGAGAAGCGACCACCTCCTGACCCCGTCAACGACACCGGTCACTTCACTGACCGGGTCTCCGATTTCAAGGGCCTGCATGTGAAGGAGGCTGATAAGCACATCATCAAGCACCTCAAGAATGCCGGTCGCATCGCCAACGAGTCTCAACTCAAGCACTCGTACCCCATGTGCCCTCGCTCCGATACTCCTCTTATCTACAGAGCCGTTCCCTCTTGGTTCATCCGCATTCCAAACATCGTCCCCGATATgctcaagaacatcgagGGTTCTCACTGGGTTCCATCAtttgtcaaggagaagcgatTCGCCAGTTGGATTGCCAACGCTCGTGATTGGAACGTGAGTCGAAACCGATACTGGGGTACCCCCATCCCTCTCTGGGTCAGCGATGATCTGGAGGAGAGAGTGTGCATTGGaagtgttgaagagcttcgtGAACTGAGTGGATATGACGGTGATCTGTCTGACCTTCACCGCGACAAGGTTGATCATATCACTATTCCCAGCAAGATGGGCAAGGGTCAGCTGAAGCGTATCGAGGAAGTCTTTGACTGCTGGTTCGAGTCTGGAAGTATGCCTTATGCCAGCCAACACTACCCCTTCGAGAATGTTGATAAGTTCAACCAGTCGTTCCCCGGAGACTTCATCGCCGAGGGTCTGGATCAAACCCGTGGATGGTTCTACACGCTGACAGTGCTGGGAACTCACCTGTTTGGCAAGTCGCCGTTCCAGAACTGTGTTGTCAACGGCATTGTGCTTGCggaggatggcaagaagatGTCGAAGCGTCTCAAAAACTATCCCGATCCTTCTATCGTTATGTCCAAATACGGTTCTGATGCTCTCCGACTCTACCTCATCAACTCTCCTGTCGTGCGAGCCGAGCCCCTCCGCTTCAAGGAGTCTGGCGTCAAGGAGGTCGTCCAGAAGGTCCTTTTGCCGCTGTGGAACAGCTACAAGTTCTTTGAGGGCCAAGTTGCTCTGCTCAAGAAGGCAGAGGGTGTGGACTTCGTTTGGGATCCTAAGTTGGAGTCAAGCAACACCAATGTCATGGACCGCTGGGTTCTGGCAGTTTGCCAAAGCCTTCTTCAGTTCGTGAACAAGGAGATGGCCTCATACCGTTTATACACTGTCGTACCCAGACTCCTTGGTCTCATTGACAGCACAACGAACTGGTACATTCGATTCAACCGAAAGCGACTCAAGGGAGAGAACGGCCTTGACGATACCCTTCATGCCCTAAACACCCTTTTTGAGGTTCTGTTCACTTTGTGCCGTGGACTGGCACCTTTTACCCCTTTCCTTACTGACAACATCTACCTCAAGCTTCTACCTCACATTCCTAAGGAGCTGCAAAGTGCAGATCCCCGAAGCGTGCACTTCCTGCCATTCCCCGATGTTCGTGAAGAGCTGTTCGATGAGGAGGTGGAGCGACGTGTTGGTCGCATGCAGCGTGTCATTGAACTTGCTCGTGTATCGCGAGAACGTCGCACCATTGGTCTCAAGCAGCCTCTCAAGACACTGGTGGTCATTCACTCCGATCCTCAATATCTTGAGGATGTCAAGTCCCTTGAGAAGTATATCAGCGAAGAGTTGAATGTGCGAGACCTCGTGCTCTCGAGCGACGAAGCCAAGTACAATGTTCAATACAGCGTCACTGCCGACTGGCCTGTACTcggaaagaagctcaagaaggataTGGCCCGTGTAAAAAAGGGGCTGCCTCTTCTTACGAGCGACCAGGTCCAGGGATACGTCCGTGACAAGGAAATCTTTGTTGACGGTATTCGTCTGGAAGAGGGCGATCTCGTTGTGCGCAGAGGTATCAAGGAGGACGAGTCTTCCAAGAACTTGGAGATCAACACTGATAGCGATGTGCTCACCATTCTGGACACTGAGATTCACCCTGAGCTGGCAGCTGAGGGTCTAGGACGTGAGATCATCAACCGTGTACAGAGACTCCGAAAGAAGGCAGGTCTTGTGCCAACGGACGACATCAAGATGGAGTACCGTGTCATTGCAGACCCTGAAGATATCGGCTTGTCTGGTGCCTTCAGGTCCCAGAATCCAGTGTTTGAGAAGGTCTTGCGCCGACCACTAGAAGAGACTGGAGCGGAACCACAGACTGAGGGTCTTATTGCAGAGGAGGAGCAAGAGGTCCAACAGGCAACATTTTTGTTGAGATTACTCAAGCTGTAA
- a CDS encoding hypothetical protein (EggNog:ENOG41~BUSCO:EOG09260A6Q), which produces MKAVLPGNPRSRLQGLASGYWDSRHINVYITGSAFAILEGSHGILQTVYDEGEQPLEAIAFDEATGKIATCTLTQVRVYKPFGSHEDTLKWALESTLDIPYPNPDVPCTLSWGSSAELLLGTQYLSLFDTKTEPRCIWQKKLPSIAKYALLSYDSRYIATSSHHDHLIKVWRRLNFGADEVRFDLTYLRHPNIITSARWRRPFHVEQASDNVLYTTCLDKCIRVWTPTDSPDGKHWQLWGQVDLCAPSQENPEGLDMRFALVLDGRDFTASVEQAVQARMSDDSTTDDPVALDHLVAVATKNPEICIALDGKGIMSAWALENVGSSTANSPTLFKVAQVKDVHFELLGNFLPVQDTPHTEIQTYCDKESGKVHFMLHAFDGRIGVFTGSVADLFDPMTNDRRLALQTIWSGHSTSITKIVRNFSGRAVVSRTRDGESIVWKHIFSPRDNSGLTLTRGSVIPEKGHIHRICVLRKGRFVVFLRHDTFSLWDCRTSRATALSQCDYEVSGKPLCLIILPRSDVKNYTVAHIATITSEGHGIVWEVQLPCYFDDPKTTAGANIEELCRFEIKDIKSLAYVLPVDPAGSQPIVSGFLDIFARDVAISYTHTGRVDFWTARVDPEQRSVGWLSTCTTETGVSEPALVSGSTLKKAALVNSSRSQLTIWDIGGARLEYENNFQEHQVIQDLDWTSTPDGQSILAVGFPYRIILLSQMRFDYLNKGPAWAQIREISIRELTPHPIGDSTWLGDGHLVIGAGNQMFVQDRHVGISESMKMDLRLPLRKDGKLDLFQVVQRFNGPLPVFHPQFLMQCILSGKAILVRRILVALHKTLKYHIDGEMLDDYLGMDLSEFYMPEQSHTLAVDKSSGAYLNGSNTDETDDEDVFTEQTAVSINEKLVKIDIIQLSGHEQIQLADIIECVALVERHRRSMDENGARFMLLFRQHALRKGRTNEMHLSWREINWAFHSNSQDILVDFISRQNHGSMLWEHARESGLFMWLTDPTALKAQFELIARNEYAKNEVKNPVDCSLYYLALRKKTILQGLWRMANWNKEQAATQRLLANNFEDPKWRSAALKNAYALLSRRRFEYAAAFFLLADHLHDAVQVCLNQLKDMQLAITISRVYEGDDGPVLRRLLQDTVLPLAAQEGNRWLAAWAFWMLGRKDVAVRALITPVYTLLETPCSPDIKSRLFLTDDPALVVLYSHLRHQTLQTLRGASKITPKVEWEFVLHSAKLYDRMGCDLLGLDIVRNWEFQQSPGATGLGGEVNPLKLLRRRSSLVVADLPSPTLKFDSHRENKKTVKPPPTTFEEPDAGSLLDSFGF; this is translated from the exons ATGAAGGCCGTCTTGCCGGGCAACCCGCGCTCGAGGCTCCAAGGGCTCGCCTCGGGTTACTGGGACTCGCGACACATTAAT GTATACATCACAGGCAGCGCCTTTGCAATCTTGGAAGGATCCCACGGCATTCTACAGACCGTTTACGATGAAGGCGAACAACCGCTAGAAGCCATCGCATTCGACGAAGCGACAGGCAAGATCGCTACTTGCACATTGACCCAAGTCCGGGTGTACAAGCCATTCGGGTCACACGAAGACACTTTGAAG TGGGCGCTCGAATCGACCTTGGACATTCCCTATCCGAACCCCGACGTGCCCTGTACATTGTCATGGGGAAGCTCCGCAGAGCTGTTGCTGGGCACACAATACCTGTCCCTTTTCGACACCAAGACCGAACCGAGGTGTATCTGGCAAAAGAAGCTGCCGAGCATCGCCAAATATGCCTTATTGTCGTACGATTCGAGATACATCGCCACGTCCAGCCATCATGACCACTTGATCAAGGTCTGGAGGAGACTCAACTTTGGTGCCGACGAAGTCAGATTTGATCTCACATACCTCCGACACCCGAATATCATAACCTCTGCTAGATGGCGCAGACCATTCCATGTTGAGCAGGCCTCCGACAATGTTCTATACACCACTTGTCTCGATAAATGCATACGAGTCTGGACACCTACCGACTCACCTGACGGGAAGCATTGGCAGCTATGGGGACAGGTGGATCTTTGCGCGCCATCGCAAGAAAACCCAGAGGGCTTGGACATGCGCTTCGCTCTGGTTCTTGACGGGCGAGACTTCACAGCCTCTGTAGAACAAGCTGTTCAGGCGCGAATGTCTGACGACTCAACCACCGACGACCCCGTTGCCCTAGATCACCTAGTCGCAGTCGCGACCAAGAACCCAGAAATATGTATAGCTCTTGATGGGAAGGGCATCATGTCGGCATGGGCGCTCGAGAATGTCGGCAGTAGTACCGCGAATTCACCAACCCTATTCAAGGTGGCTCAAGTCAAGGATGTCCATTTTGAGCTTCTCGGCAACTTCCTTCCAGTTCAAGACACGCCTCACACAGAGATACAAACGTATTGCGACAAGGAGAGTGGCAAGGTTCACTTTATGTTACATGCATTCGACGGAAGAATAGGCGTGTTTACCGGAAGTGTTGCTGATCTCTTTGACCCTATGACCAATGATCGACGTCTCGCCCTTCAAACCATCTGGTCTGGACATTCAACTTCGATTACCAAGATCGTCCGAAATTTCAGCGGACGAGCGGTGGTCTCTCGAACCAGAGACGGCGAAAGTATCGTGTGGAAGCATATTTTCAGCCCACGGGACAACTCGGGCCTGACCTTGACACGAGGGAGCGTTATCCCCGAGAAGGGTCACATACATCGCATATGTGTGCTGAGAAAGGGGCGTTTTGTGGTTTTCCTTCGTCATGACACATTCTCGCTCTGGGACTGTAGGACAAGTCGAGCTACTGCCCTCTCTCAGTGCGACTACGAGGTGTCAGGGAAGCCACTGTGCCTCATCATTCTGCCTCGATCGGATGTCAAGAACTATACCGTTGCCCACATTGCGACAATAACGTCGGAAGGACACGGTATCGTGTGGGAGGTTCAACTGCCTTGTTACTTTGATGACCCAAAGACAACAGCTGGGGCCAATATCGAGGAACTGTGTCGCTTTGAAATAAAGGATATAAAGAGCCTGGCCTATGTGCTGCCAGTTGATCCTGCAGGTTCGCAGCCCATCGTCTCGGGCTTTCTCGATATATTCGCTCGCGATGTTGCCATTTCTTATACACACACGGGTCGCGTGGACTTTTGGACTGCACGAGTTGACCCTGAACAGCGAAGCGTTGGATGGCTATCGACGTGTACCACGGAGACGGGAGTTTCTGAGCCAGCACTGGTCAGTGGCAGTACattgaagaaggctgcccTCGTGAATTCGTCGAGATCGCAATTGACAATTTGGGACATTGGTGGTGCTCGTCTTGAATACGAGAATAACTTTCAGGAACACCAGGTGATCCAAGATCTCGACTGGACATCAACACCCGATGGCCAGTCTATTCTCGCCGTTGGTTTCCCTTACCGAATCATCCTACTCTCTCAGATGCGATTTGATTATCTCAACAAGGGCCCAGCATGGGCACAAATTCGCGAGATCAGCATTCGAGAACTCACACCTCACCCAATCGGTGACTCAACCTGGTTGGGCGACGGCCACTTGGTTATTGGTGCCGGCAACCAGATGTTTGTGCAGGACAGGCACGTTGGAATCTCCGAGTCTATGAAGATGGATCTGCGTCTTCCTCTGCGCAAAGATGGCAAACTAGACTTGTTTCAGGTCGTTCAAAGATTCAACGGCCCCTTACCAGTCTTTCATCCCCAATTTCTTATGCAATGCATTCTTTCAGGGAAGGCGATCCTTGTCAGGCGCATTCTGGTGGCTTTGCATAAGACCTTGAAATACCACATTGACGGCGAAATGCTGGATGACTACCTAGGAATGGACTTGAGCGAATTCTATATGCCCGAG CAAAGTCATACTTTAGCTGTTGATAAGTCTTCTGGGGCGTATCTGAATGGAAGCAACACGGATGAGaccgatgacgaggatgtttTTACGGAGCAGACGGCGGTCTCGATCAACGAGAAGCTCGTCAAGATCGATATCATCCAGCTCTCAGGACACGAACAGATCCAGCTCGCTGACATCATTGAATGCGTTGCCCTTGTTGAGAGACATCGGCGATCGATGGACGAGAATGGTGCTCGATTTATGCTGCTGTTCCGCCAACATGCCCTCCGTAAAGGACGAACCAACGAGATGCACCTCTCATGGCGTGAAATCAACTGGGCTTTCCACTCCAACAGCCAAGATATTCTGGTTGACTTTATATCGCGACAGAACCATGGCAGTATGCTTTGGGAACATGCTCGTGAAAGTGGCCTGTTCATGTGGCTCACTGATCCTACCGCACTC AAAGCTCAATTCGAGCTGATCGCCAGAAACGAGTACGCAAAGAACGAGGTCAAAAACCCGGTTGACTGCAGCCTTTACTACCTCGCGCTCCGGAAGAAGACGATCCTCCAAGGGCTTTGGAGAATGGCGAACTGGAACAAGGAGCAGGCAGCCACTCAACGCCTGTTGGCAAACAATTTCGAAGACCCTAAATGGAGATCGGCAGCACTCAAGAATGCCTATGCCTTGCTTAGCAGGCGGCGATTCG AGTATGCTGCAGCATTTTTCCTTCTTGCGGACCACCTCCATGACGCTGTTCAGGTTTGTCTGAATCAGCTGAAAGACATGCAATTAGCCATCACAATATCGCGCGTCTATGAAGGCGATGACGGCCCTGTTTTGCgccgtcttcttcaagataCAGTACTCCCACTAGCAGCACAGGAGGGTAACCGCTGGCTGGCTGCATGGGCCTTCTGGATGCTCGGCCGTAAAGATGTGGCCGTACGAGCACTTATT ACACCGGTGTATACTCTCTTGGAAACACCCTGTTCACCAGACATCAAGTCTCGGTTGTTTTTGACAGACGACCCTGCCTTGGTTGTCCTTTACTCACATCTACGTCACCAGACTCTGCAAACTTTGAGAGGAGCATCCAAGATTACACCGAAAGTTGAGTGGGAGTTTGTGCTGCACAGCGCCAAGCTATATGATAGAATGGGATGCGATCTTTTGGGATTGGATATAG TACGTAATTGGGAGTTCCAACAATCACCTGGAGCAACTGGCCTTGGTGGAGAGGTCAACCCTCTGAAGCTGCTTCGTCGGAGAAGCTCTTTGGTGGTTGCCGACTTGCCTTCACCAACTCTTAAATTCGACTCTCATCgggagaacaagaagacggTCAAACCACCACCCACGACATTTGAAGAGCCAGATGCTGGCTCTCTGCTCGACAGTTTTGGCTTCTGA
- a CDS encoding hypothetical protein (EggNog:ENOG41~BUSCO:EOG09262IY3) — MQPQYRAYAQQVPQRSPHATNQRRGGIGPMMSSGPHPSVPLTQAQIAQQQQVQAHASELAKRRSRKPTDKNIPDGVEDSIVDPDGVQRYKELRDVERRLDSTITRKRLDIVDYTSRGSKRYKTLRVWITNTVEDQIWQSNGLNSDSFDFTPSMEASYRVKIEGRLLDDEDEETEQPKGQESITEEGKETNDSAQKPKAQEKPRFSHFFKSLTVEFDRSRFRTGAEQTVEWKKPDAPARNQPAASLPAAADFDELTFKRNGDENQNITINLFRQETPERYQLTPELAEVVDMKDATHQEAVMALWEYIKLLGLQEDEEKRNFRCNEPLKKVVRQGDIGHIPLLNEYVQQHLRPLEPIRLPYTIRVDQEFHKDPQPTIYDIQVPVDDPLRDTLLPMLNNPQYIAMLKDVTGLDDQLAKVVQAIAVSKAKHSFFQSLGKDPTNFIKNWLSSQKRDLEVIMGEAPRGGGEHASGDEWRRGGKDSVWATQNARESVNVLLSKQQR, encoded by the exons ATGCAGCCTCAATATCGCGCTTATGCGCAGCAGGTTCCGCAACGCTCGCCTCATGCGACAAACCAGCGACGTGGTGGAATTG GACCCATGATGTCCTCAGGGCCTCACCCTTCGGTTCCCCTCACCCAGGCACAGATtgctcagcaacaacaggTTCAAGCTCACGCCAGTGAGCTAGCTAAGCGACGTAGTCGAAAGCCTACAGATAAAAACATTCCCGATGGAGTTGAGGACAGCATTGTTGATCCAGACGGTGTTCAACGGTACAAAGAACTGCGAGATGTCGAGCGTCGACTTGATTCTACTATCACACGAAAACGTCTAGACATTGTCGACTATACCAGCCGTGGATCTAAG AGATACAAAACCTTGCGAGTTTGGATCACCAACACGGTCGAGGATCAAATCTGGCAGAGCAATGGGCTGAACTCTGATTCGTTTGACTTTACCCCTAGCATGGAGGCTTCGTACCGAGTCAAGATTGAAGGTCGTCTacttgacgacgaagacgaggagaccGAGCAGCCCAAAGGACAGGAGTCAATcacagaagaaggaaaggagACGAACGATTCAGCACAGAAGCCCAAAGCACAAGAGAAACCCCGATTCTCGCACTTCTTTAAGTCTTTGACAGTCGAGTTCGACCGATCTCGCTTCCGAACCGGCGCCGAACAGACAGTGGAATGGAAGAAGCCAGATGCTCCGGCCCGAAATCAACCCGCTGCCAGccttccagcagcagcagatttCGATGAACTCACCTTCAAGAGAAATGGAGACGAAAACcaaaacatcaccatcaacctgTTCCGTCAGGAGACACCCGAGAGATACCAACTGACCCCCGAGCTTGCCGAAGTGGTCGATATGAAAGATGCTACCCATCAAGAGGCCGTCATGGCTCTCTGGGAGTACATCAAGTTACTTGGACTacaggaagatgaggagaagcgcaATTTCCGGTGCAATGAGCCTCTCAAGAAG GTTGTAAGGCAGGGCGACATTGGACACATCCCTTTGCTCAACGAGTATGTTCAGCAACACCTGCGACCTCTGGAGCCAATTCGCTTGCCATACACCATTCGAGTTGACCAGGAGTTTCACAAGGATCCCCAGCCTACGATCTACGACATTCAGGTTCCCGTCGACGATCCCCTGCGTGATACTCTTTTGCCTATGCTCAACAACCCTCAGTACATTGCAATGCTCAAGGACGTGACGGGGCTTGACGACCAGCTCGCCAAGGTGGTTCAAGCGATCGCCGTGTCGAAGGCCAAGCATTCCTTCTTCCAGTCTCTTGGCAAGGATCCTACCAACTTTATCAAGAACTGGCTAAGTTCTCAGAAGAGAGACCTCGAGGTCATTATGGGAGAAGCGCCCAGAGGAGGTGGAGAGCATGCATCGGGTGACGAGTGGCGCCGTGGTGGAAAAGATAGCGTCTGGGCTACTCAAAACGCGCGAGAGAGTGTCAACGTGTTGCTCTCAAAACAGCAACGATGA
- a CDS encoding hypothetical protein (BUSCO:EOG092633QB) produces the protein MSFLFGRARTRTVADLPKQAREHVLKLEGPQGPSKAEELARVLSQMKTILQGTPEADTSPEQILQLVTGLIDEDLLHLLAVNLFRLPFESRKDTQVIFSYVFRFRPATAAPKSDPLALSYVVCNRPQVLVELCRGYDHKESATPAGSVLRELLKNEAAAAIILYDDGDEPGSSSKGLNAIDRDRPQSGRGVFWRFFDWVDKSSFEVAADAFTTFRELLTRHKDLVPRYLNANFELFFDKYNNILVQSNSYVTKRQSIKLLGEILLDRSNYNVMTAYVDRGEHLKICMNLLRDDRKMVQYEGFHVFKVFVANPHKSIAVQKILLMNRDKLLTFLSHFLEDRTDDEQFIDEREFLIKQIRGMPSVPVAPQR, from the exons ATGTCGTTCTTGTTTGGAAGAGCTCGCACACGCACAGTTGCCGATCTCCCCAAGCAGGCCCGCGAGCATGTCTTGAAGCTCGAGGGGCCACAGGGCCCTTCCAAG GCCGAAGAGCTTGCCCGAGTCTTGAGCCAGATGAAGACTATCCTTCAGGGAACTCCCG AGGCCGATACTTCTCCAGAACAGATCTTGCAGCTTGTGACTGGTCTCATCGACGAAGatctcctccacctcctcgCCGTCAATCTGTTCCGTCTTCCATTCGAGTCACGTAAAGATACTCAAGTCATATTCTCCTACGTCTTCCGCTTCCGCCCCGCCACCGCCGCCCCCAAAAGCGACCCTCTCGCACTATCATACGTTGTCTGTAATCGACCCCAGGTCCTAGTTGAGCTATGTCGAGGGTATGATCACAAGGAGAGCGCCACGCCGGCAGGTTCGGTTCTACGAGAGCTACTCAAGAACGAGGCCGCTGCTGCAATCATTCTATACGATGACGGGGACGAGCCAGGCTCGAGTTCCAAGGGTCTGAATGCCATTGACCGTGACCGACCCCAAAGTGGTAGAGGCGTGTTCTGGAGATTCTTCGACTGGGTTGATAAGAGCTCCTTCGAGGTGGCAGCAGATGCTTTCACCACTTTTCGA GAACTCCTGACACGCCACAAGGACCTTGTACCAAGATACTTGAACGCAAACTTTGAACTCTTCTTCGACAAGTACAACAACATCTTGGTGCAATCCAACAGTTATGTGACCAAACGTCAGTCCATAAAGCTTCTCGGTGAGATCTTGCTTGATCGCTCCAACTATAACGTCATGACTGCCTATGTTGATCGCGGGGAGCATCTCAAGATATGCATGAACCTGCTACGCGATGATAGGAAAATGGTTCAGTACGAGGGCTTCCACGTATTCAAGGTCTTTGTCGCAAACCCGCACAAGTCAATTGCCGTCCAGAAGATTCTCCTCATGAATCGCGATAAGCTTCTCACTTTCCTCTCTCACTTCCTCGAGGATCGGACAGATGATGAGCAGTTCATCGATGAGAGAGAATTTTTAATCAAGCAAATCCGCGGCATGCCCTCAGTTCCCGTTGCTCCTCAGCGGTAA